In Sulfurovum xiamenensis, a genomic segment contains:
- the glf gene encoding UDP-galactopyranose mutase has product MKKIAVVGSGFSGVVIAQKLAEEGYSVEVFEQRFHIGGNSYSYRDEESGVMIHKYGPHIFHTDNENAWNFMTKHTQMMPYVNRVKSTVNGQVYSLPINLHTINQFFQKALSPKEAKAFIESLSDKSIEEPRNFEEQALKFIGKDLYEAFFKGYTIKQWGLDPKELPASILKRLPVRFNYDDNYFAHKFQGMPKNGYTEVFEKALDHQNITLHFNRVFKREECTNYDHVFYSGALDAYFDYKLGRLDYRTLDFKMQREEGDFQGTAVMNYGDTNIPFTRISEHKHFAPWEEHDKTVYFEEYSRECGSDDIPYYPIRLTGKQLLLKEYIELAEMEKNITFVGRLGTYRYLDMDVTIKEAFDVADKFLTLKESETMTTFVVDPLA; this is encoded by the coding sequence ATGAAAAAAATTGCAGTTGTAGGTTCAGGATTTTCCGGTGTAGTCATTGCCCAGAAGTTAGCCGAAGAAGGTTATTCAGTAGAAGTATTTGAACAAAGGTTCCATATAGGGGGTAACTCATATAGTTATCGTGATGAAGAAAGTGGAGTGATGATTCACAAGTATGGTCCTCATATTTTTCATACCGATAATGAAAATGCTTGGAACTTTATGACTAAACATACTCAAATGATGCCCTATGTAAATCGGGTGAAATCAACAGTCAATGGACAGGTTTACTCCTTACCTATTAATTTGCATACTATTAATCAATTCTTTCAGAAGGCACTTTCTCCCAAAGAGGCAAAGGCATTTATAGAGAGCTTGTCCGATAAGTCGATAGAAGAACCTAGGAACTTTGAAGAACAGGCACTGAAGTTTATAGGAAAAGATCTTTATGAAGCATTTTTTAAAGGATATACGATCAAACAGTGGGGATTAGATCCAAAGGAACTACCTGCAAGCATACTTAAACGTTTGCCCGTAAGGTTTAATTATGATGACAATTATTTTGCACATAAATTTCAGGGTATGCCTAAAAATGGGTATACTGAAGTTTTTGAAAAGGCACTGGATCATCAAAATATTACACTTCATTTTAATAGAGTATTTAAAAGAGAAGAGTGTACTAATTATGATCATGTATTTTACAGCGGAGCTTTGGATGCTTATTTTGACTATAAGCTAGGAAGACTTGATTATAGAACCTTGGATTTTAAAATGCAACGTGAAGAAGGTGATTTTCAGGGAACAGCAGTTATGAATTATGGTGATACGAATATTCCATTTACCCGTATTAGTGAACATAAACATTTTGCACCGTGGGAAGAACATGATAAAACAGTTTATTTTGAAGAATACAGTAGAGAGTGTGGATCAGATGATATCCCATATTACCCAATCAGGTTAACCGGTAAACAACTATTATTAAAAGAATATATTGAATTGGCAGAAATGGAAAAAAATATTACATTTGTAGGTCGTTTGGGTACTTATCGGTACTTAGATATGGATGTTACAATAAAAGAAGCATTTGATGTTGCCGATAAATTTCTAACTTTAAAAGAGAGTGAAACAATGACTACATTTGTAGTGGATCCATTGGCTTAA
- a CDS encoding exopolysaccharide biosynthesis polyprenyl glycosylphosphotransferase — MRYTLFKTSLYTLLLVINLMAAYGVSSLLIEHIEDHPMSKYIWQIGIYLFFYFYFKLFHSRMVSSNESYLIIKANVLALITIFSIIFLLKESESYSRLYVLVFFILNGLIPVSMYVIKRHMMMLPWLREDIIVVCDTSGYGNIKQWFTKDNAFGFDVEKYIFIDKGMKNTCKEIESTLKIHNFDTAVVAIDNYSVQHTFYYMEFLQNHVNRLIVLPRMAKIPLINAEVFTSINHRGLAFSTRNNLLNPVDKMFKMVFDFIMTCILILLFSPIILILYILVFILTKGKPIFKHERIGKNGKPFDVYKFRTMHLNAKQILEGLLESDPDIRKEWQKEFKLKDDPRITKIGAFLRRTSLDELPQLINVMKGEMSLVGPRPIVQDEIKKYGEYFRYFKAVKPGITGLWQISGRNDVDYNERVQLDTWYVRNWSIEQDFIILMKTIVTVLLKKGSY; from the coding sequence ATGAGATATACATTATTTAAAACATCTCTTTATACGCTTCTATTAGTGATAAATCTTATGGCTGCTTATGGTGTTTCTTCATTGCTTATTGAACATATAGAAGATCATCCTATGAGTAAATATATTTGGCAAATTGGTATTTATTTGTTCTTTTATTTTTATTTTAAACTTTTCCATAGCCGAATGGTTAGTTCAAATGAATCATACCTAATAATCAAAGCGAATGTTTTAGCATTGATAACGATATTTTCCATTATATTTCTTTTAAAAGAGTCTGAAAGTTATTCACGTTTATACGTTTTAGTTTTTTTTATTTTAAATGGATTGATTCCTGTTTCAATGTATGTTATTAAACGTCACATGATGATGCTCCCTTGGTTACGGGAAGATATTATAGTGGTATGTGACACATCTGGATACGGGAATATTAAACAATGGTTTACAAAAGATAATGCTTTTGGTTTTGATGTTGAAAAATATATTTTTATTGACAAAGGGATGAAAAATACTTGTAAAGAGATAGAATCTACACTCAAGATACATAATTTTGATACGGCTGTAGTGGCAATAGACAATTATTCTGTACAGCATACTTTTTATTATATGGAATTTCTACAAAATCATGTAAATCGTCTCATTGTCTTACCACGTATGGCAAAAATACCTTTGATAAATGCAGAAGTATTTACATCTATTAATCATCGTGGGTTAGCATTCAGTACACGGAATAACCTTTTAAACCCCGTAGATAAAATGTTTAAAATGGTTTTTGATTTCATCATGACATGTATCTTAATCCTATTATTTTCTCCTATTATACTTATCTTATATATTTTAGTCTTTATATTAACCAAAGGAAAACCTATTTTTAAACATGAGCGTATAGGAAAAAATGGAAAGCCTTTTGATGTTTATAAATTTAGAACGATGCATTTAAATGCCAAACAGATACTTGAAGGGTTATTAGAGAGTGATCCTGACATTCGGAAAGAATGGCAGAAAGAGTTTAAGCTAAAAGATGACCCAAGAATTACAAAGATAGGAGCATTTTTACGTAGAACATCTTTGGATGAGTTACCTCAATTAATAAATGTTATGAAAGGGGAAATGTCTCTTGTTGGACCAAGACCTATTGTTCAGGATGAGATCAAAAAATATGGAGAATACTTTAGATATTTTAAAGCAGTAAAACCGGGAATAACAGGTCTATGGCAGATAAGTGGACGTAATGATGTGGACTATAATGAAAGGGTACAACTTGATACTTGGTATGTCAGAAATTGGTCCATTGAACAAGATTTTATTATTTTGATGAAAACAATAGTGACTGTCTTATTAAAAAAGGGAAGTTATTAA
- a CDS encoding glycosyltransferase, protein MSQINILNNIISSEMEGAYDEQLYFRTEGNAYFSKEQKSFILEKRAAIRFDTYFNSFSIGKWYVNTGIDNLWFSITHKGHFLLKFYHYSSEKSVSVIAVHELRNGDSYQDETFQIDTNQQIKDGLIFFELIALENSSVKNMFYGTRTEPVRNVDLGIVITTYKREDAVSKTVDRLKHYLHDNKMQCSVSVIDNGKSLNFESQYNITVIQNENLGGSGGFARGLYHYKEQSNNVTHCLFMDDDASCELESIWRTYKVLEYSKEDQVAVIGSMMLLSKPGVQHEKGAKFDRYCRPVGLNVDLTKVENILDNEVEKSIDYGGWWFFAFPIKDVTYPYPFFVRGDDVDFCFRNGFQWITLNGIGSWQEDFFYKEAPLQVYLDNRSHLLHHIHFDRLSSSNFTILLIVLRFVMLFAFRYQYKSAWASLKAFNDVMKGPKFFEENLLMQNIFEEVRPWSQKEKMQPISVSTACKGYENYDIVIEKSLHKMKLSDLYYVFKNPDKNRLFYDAGISKISKFIFLNGHLLPSFLFKAPAIIEKTNAKVGMIFRRPKICMYHSATNEGVILTHSKKEFWKLMFQFSVLTMKFVFKRKRLIEEYRNAYPYMTSKEFWHKEFFRKDKV, encoded by the coding sequence ATGAGTCAAATAAACATTTTAAATAATATTATCAGTAGTGAAATGGAAGGTGCTTATGATGAGCAACTTTATTTTAGGACCGAGGGGAATGCGTATTTTTCTAAAGAACAAAAATCTTTTATACTTGAAAAGCGAGCAGCAATTCGTTTCGATACATATTTTAATAGTTTTAGTATAGGCAAGTGGTATGTAAATACTGGTATAGACAACCTTTGGTTTTCTATTACTCACAAGGGACATTTTCTACTAAAGTTTTATCATTATAGTAGTGAAAAATCGGTATCAGTTATAGCTGTACATGAGTTGAGGAATGGTGATAGCTATCAAGATGAAACCTTTCAAATAGATACCAATCAACAAATAAAAGATGGGTTGATCTTTTTTGAATTGATTGCATTAGAAAACTCATCAGTAAAAAATATGTTTTATGGTACACGTACAGAGCCAGTAAGAAATGTAGACCTTGGAATTGTCATTACAACGTATAAACGAGAAGATGCTGTTAGTAAAACTGTAGATCGGCTAAAACATTATCTTCATGATAATAAAATGCAGTGTTCTGTATCTGTAATTGATAATGGAAAATCACTAAATTTTGAAAGTCAATATAATATAACAGTTATTCAGAATGAGAATCTTGGAGGGTCTGGAGGTTTTGCGCGAGGACTTTATCATTACAAAGAACAAAGTAATAATGTAACCCATTGTTTATTTATGGATGACGATGCATCATGTGAACTTGAAAGTATATGGAGAACTTATAAAGTTCTTGAATATTCAAAAGAAGATCAAGTTGCAGTTATTGGTTCAATGATGCTTTTGTCCAAACCTGGTGTTCAACATGAAAAAGGTGCAAAATTTGATCGATATTGTCGTCCTGTTGGTCTAAATGTTGATCTTACGAAAGTAGAGAATATCCTTGATAATGAAGTTGAAAAATCAATTGATTATGGGGGGTGGTGGTTTTTTGCTTTCCCGATAAAAGATGTCACTTACCCATATCCTTTTTTTGTACGCGGGGATGATGTTGACTTTTGTTTTCGTAATGGTTTTCAATGGATCACACTTAACGGTATTGGTTCATGGCAGGAAGATTTTTTTTACAAAGAGGCACCACTTCAAGTCTATCTAGATAACCGCTCTCATCTTTTACATCATATACATTTTGACCGACTTAGTTCGAGTAACTTTACTATTTTGCTTATAGTTTTGCGTTTTGTTATGCTGTTTGCTTTCAGATATCAGTACAAAAGTGCTTGGGCAAGCCTGAAAGCATTTAATGATGTAATGAAAGGACCAAAATTTTTTGAAGAGAACCTTTTAATGCAAAATATTTTTGAAGAAGTCCGTCCTTGGTCACAAAAAGAAAAGATGCAGCCAATTTCAGTTTCAACTGCTTGTAAAGGTTACGAAAATTATGACATAGTAATCGAAAAAAGCCTTCATAAGATGAAATTATCAGACTTATACTATGTATTCAAGAATCCTGATAAAAATCGACTTTTCTATGATGCAGGAATTAGTAAAATTAGTAAATTTATTTTTTTAAATGGCCATTTATTGCCGAGCTTTTTATTTAAAGCACCAGCAATTATTGAAAAAACCAATGCAAAGGTCGGAATGATTTTCAGACGACCAAAGATTTGTATGTACCATTCTGCAACAAATGAAGGTGTCATTTTAACACATAGTAAAAAAGAATTTTGGAAGCTTATGTTCCAGTTTAGTGTACTTACAATGAAGTTTGTATTTAAACGAAAACGTTTGATAGAAGAATATCGTAATGCATACCCATATATGACATCAAAAGAGTTCTGGCACAAAGAATTTTTTCGAAAAGATAAAGTGTAA
- a CDS encoding type II secretion system protein: protein MKIINRRAFTMIELVFVIVVIGILAAIAVPKLAATRDDAKISKARATVGALRSAIATERQKRILKGNYDAITTTEAIALLEYPLGSDWSGLTWTAPDGSTCTFTISNNKLSGTCAAMGSGI, encoded by the coding sequence ATGAAAATTATAAATAGAAGAGCATTTACAATGATTGAACTGGTTTTTGTGATAGTAGTGATAGGGATACTTGCTGCTATTGCTGTACCAAAACTTGCAGCTACAAGAGATGATGCTAAGATTTCAAAGGCTAGAGCAACAGTAGGGGCTTTGCGTTCTGCTATTGCTACTGAGAGACAAAAAAGAATTTTAAAAGGTAACTATGATGCGATTACTACTACGGAAGCCATAGCATTATTAGAGTACCCCTTAGGTTCCGATTGGTCAGGTTTGACATGGACTGCACCAGATGGTAGTACGTGTACTTTTACTATAAGTAATAATAAACTTAGTGGGACATGTGCTGCAATGGGTAGTGGTATTTAG
- a CDS encoding glycosyltransferase codes for MKRTVTAVIVTYNRLEKLKYTIDNSLQEDLEKIVVVNNNSNDGTKEYLDSFKSERLVVKHLDENIGGAGGFNVGIQLALEQENVDWIVCYDDDSYPKKGAISTFKGQSLDEISAVAAAVYLPNGAISVMNKVRFNPFKNMKIFIDTFLKRKSIYVSEESYKKETNISIDASTFVGFFVKASVVRTIGLPRKELFIYADDLIYTLEMTMQKHKLLFMPNVKFTHDCSTLIDEKDIYDPIWKVYYTYRNRIEMYRISSKWLYLPITFLKIPFWFNKNKFYVNKKLYKKLLFTAILDAFKRDFSKKLSDILMM; via the coding sequence ATGAAAAGAACAGTTACAGCCGTTATAGTTACTTATAATCGGTTAGAAAAGTTAAAATATACAATAGACAATTCACTTCAAGAAGACCTAGAAAAAATTGTTGTAGTAAATAATAATTCTAATGACGGTACAAAAGAGTATTTGGATAGTTTTAAAAGTGAACGATTAGTTGTAAAGCATTTAGATGAAAATATTGGTGGTGCAGGTGGATTTAATGTGGGGATACAACTTGCATTGGAACAAGAAAATGTAGATTGGATCGTGTGTTATGATGATGATTCATATCCTAAAAAAGGAGCAATTTCAACATTTAAGGGACAATCTTTAGATGAAATAAGTGCAGTAGCGGCAGCTGTTTATCTACCTAATGGTGCAATAAGTGTTATGAATAAAGTAAGGTTTAATCCTTTTAAAAATATGAAAATATTTATAGATACATTTTTAAAAAGAAAATCTATTTATGTTTCAGAAGAGAGCTATAAAAAGGAAACGAATATTTCTATTGATGCTTCAACCTTTGTAGGTTTTTTTGTAAAAGCTAGTGTTGTACGAACAATTGGATTACCACGAAAAGAATTATTTATTTACGCCGATGATTTGATCTATACGCTAGAAATGACAATGCAAAAGCATAAGTTACTTTTTATGCCAAATGTAAAGTTTACGCATGATTGTAGTACTCTTATAGATGAAAAAGATATCTATGATCCCATCTGGAAAGTTTACTATACATATAGAAATAGGATTGAGATGTATAGAATAAGTTCCAAATGGCTATATCTTCCAATAACATTTTTGAAAATACCATTTTGGTTTAATAAAAATAAATTTTATGTGAATAAGAAATTATATAAAAAGTTACTGTTTACTGCAATTCTGGATGCATTCAAAAGAGATTTTTCAAAAAAATTGAGTGATATATTAATGATGTAG
- a CDS encoding DUF4422 domain-containing protein, giving the protein MKVKILVATHKQYRFPKNEIYIPIQVGSILHQNDFGYLGDDSGESISHKNDSFSELSALYWAWKNEYFKESDFCGLVHYRRYFEGTESFGKFRILSEGDIMHYMSQYDVVVPRKRKYYIETVRSHYDHAHYKKDLDTLEEVLREYFPEYMPAFIAVMDQKSLYLYNMFVMKSKYYDDYCLWLFTILFEVEKRVDISAYDRYQKRIFGFLGERLFNVWLLHHKLKVKEIKVKNIEGENLILKAVNMLKRKYIK; this is encoded by the coding sequence TTGAAAGTTAAAATATTGGTTGCAACTCATAAGCAGTACAGATTTCCTAAGAATGAGATATATATACCTATACAAGTAGGAAGTATACTTCATCAAAATGATTTTGGTTATCTAGGAGATGATAGTGGAGAGAGTATTTCTCACAAAAATGATTCTTTTTCTGAATTGAGTGCACTATATTGGGCTTGGAAAAATGAATATTTTAAAGAAAGTGATTTTTGTGGTTTAGTGCATTATAGACGTTATTTTGAAGGAACAGAATCTTTTGGAAAATTTAGGATTTTAAGTGAAGGTGATATAATGCATTATATGAGTCAATATGATGTTGTTGTGCCGCGAAAGAGAAAGTATTATATTGAAACTGTACGAAGTCATTATGACCATGCACATTATAAAAAAGATTTAGATACCTTAGAAGAAGTTTTACGAGAGTATTTCCCAGAATATATGCCGGCTTTTATTGCAGTGATGGATCAGAAAAGTTTATACCTTTATAATATGTTTGTTATGAAAAGTAAATATTATGATGATTACTGTCTTTGGCTTTTTACTATACTATTTGAAGTTGAAAAGAGAGTGGATATTTCTGCATATGATAGGTACCAGAAGCGTATATTTGGTTTTTTAGGAGAACGTTTGTTTAATGTATGGTTACTTCACCATAAACTTAAGGTCAAAGAAATAAAAGTGAAAAATATTGAAGGTGAAAACTTGATTTTAAAAGCTGTAAATATGTTAAAACGAAAGTATATAAAATGA
- a CDS encoding ABC transporter ATP-binding protein has product MKQETAIRIQNLSKVYYLFDRLQDRLKELLHPFRKKYHHDFYALKDISFEIKKGETVGIVGKNGAGKSTLLKILTGVTFPSEGEVEVNGKVASLLELGAGFNPEMTGLENIYLNGTIMGYTKVEMEQRIDDIITFADIGEFIDQPVKTYSSGMFARLAFSVAINVEPDILIVDEALSVGDIFFVNKCIDKMREFILDSEKTLLFVSHDLTVLRRLVNRVIWLENSQIKIDGEALSVLDKYAYQFTDSLSISQIEKLNIISTEYAWGSYKSRFGTGAAEITEIFINTKPVSFDTLTTLKTHERVEIEFKYTAKKILECKPSVSIAFFNQEGINCFGISQKFQNIKLNHKEEKIKCILNNFNLLRGKYAISIGIWDTNIVIPYDLHERVYDVNVISENNYEDGIFVPDYHWEIVSDTVENKE; this is encoded by the coding sequence ATGAAACAAGAAACTGCAATAAGAATTCAAAATCTTTCTAAGGTGTATTATCTTTTTGACAGACTTCAGGATAGATTGAAAGAGCTACTCCATCCATTTCGTAAAAAATATCATCATGATTTTTATGCTCTGAAGGATATCTCTTTTGAAATAAAAAAAGGTGAAACAGTAGGTATTGTTGGTAAAAATGGTGCAGGTAAATCTACATTGTTAAAAATTTTAACAGGAGTCACATTTCCTTCTGAAGGTGAAGTTGAAGTCAACGGAAAAGTAGCATCTTTATTGGAATTAGGGGCTGGTTTTAATCCCGAGATGACAGGTCTTGAAAATATCTATTTAAATGGTACGATCATGGGTTACACTAAAGTTGAAATGGAACAACGTATTGATGACATAATAACGTTCGCCGATATCGGAGAGTTTATAGATCAGCCAGTTAAAACTTATAGCAGTGGTATGTTTGCAAGACTTGCATTTTCTGTTGCTATTAATGTAGAACCAGATATTTTAATTGTAGATGAAGCACTTAGTGTCGGTGATATTTTCTTTGTAAACAAATGTATTGATAAAATGAGAGAGTTTATTTTAGATTCTGAAAAAACATTGTTATTTGTTTCTCATGACCTTACAGTTTTACGACGATTAGTAAATCGTGTGATATGGTTAGAAAACTCACAAATAAAAATTGATGGAGAAGCTTTATCAGTATTAGATAAATATGCCTATCAGTTTACTGATTCCTTAAGTATATCTCAAATAGAAAAGTTGAATATAATTTCTACTGAATATGCTTGGGGAAGCTATAAATCTCGTTTTGGGACAGGTGCAGCAGAGATAACGGAAATATTTATAAATACAAAGCCGGTATCATTCGATACGTTAACTACTTTGAAGACACATGAGCGTGTAGAGATAGAATTTAAATATACAGCAAAAAAAATTTTAGAGTGCAAACCTTCTGTGAGCATTGCTTTTTTTAATCAAGAAGGGATTAACTGTTTTGGTATTTCTCAAAAATTTCAGAATATAAAGTTAAACCATAAAGAAGAAAAGATAAAATGTATATTAAATAATTTTAATCTATTACGAGGCAAGTATGCTATCAGTATAGGTATATGGGATACTAATATAGTGATCCCATATGATCTACATGAACGTGTTTATGATGTTAATGTTATATCTGAAAATAACTATGAGGATGGAATTTTTGTACCTGACTATCATTGGGAGATTGTAAGTGACACTGTTGAAAATAAAGAATAA
- a CDS encoding primosomal protein N', which produces MTNSFLYYYEVYFIRSSAPSLTYATHQSLNIGSIVAVPLKTTVNEAVIFRKVKKPEFETAEITSVLNTNYNREQMEIAKFISEYYFSSFGEAISLFIPFKNTSLTDLLPKKIEEKILPKLSDIQQKAYDQLLKKEKALLFGVTGSGKTEIFISLMAKMMEEGKTSIFLMPEISLTPQMEKRLKVYFGESVAMWHSKLTKKKKASILEGIESGEIRIVAGARSALFVPLSNLGLIIVDEEHDDSYKAMTRPRYHARDVAVLMGSKLGAKVVLASATPSMSSYYKYDVIKLDKPYIETEKKYTFISGDRINNTMLDTIDTHYKAGDQSLLFLPTRGNFKYLYCESCGKTHLCPFCSVGMALHRKHRHLKCHYCNYTEPIRDTCIHCGHTPLKSERMGTVEAIEVISEAVEGIQIEQFDKDSITTAKKLKEALQRFESGESQLLLGTQMLSKGHDYANITLSIIMGLDYILGLADYRARERAMSLLFQIAGRSGRAKAAQIIVQTGDPEFFQTYLADYELFIKDELAFLEMAEYPPFASLARILIAHKDESKASKITLDTVTKLKAFEEIEIVGHGKAPVEKIANKFRFHILLRAKHRVPLLKALHRVDCREIEIDFDPVDFA; this is translated from the coding sequence TTGACAAATTCTTTTTTATATTATTATGAGGTTTATTTTATTAGGTCAAGTGCTCCAAGCTTGACTTACGCTACTCATCAATCATTAAATATTGGTTCCATTGTAGCTGTACCTTTAAAAACAACAGTGAATGAAGCTGTGATTTTTAGAAAGGTAAAAAAACCTGAATTTGAAACTGCAGAGATAACTTCTGTTTTAAATACGAATTATAATCGGGAACAGATGGAGATAGCGAAATTTATCTCTGAGTATTATTTTTCTTCTTTTGGGGAGGCGATCTCCCTTTTTATTCCATTTAAAAATACTTCACTGACCGACTTACTCCCTAAGAAAATAGAAGAGAAGATCCTTCCGAAATTAAGTGACATACAACAAAAAGCCTATGATCAACTCCTCAAAAAAGAGAAAGCCCTTCTTTTTGGTGTGACGGGTTCAGGGAAAACAGAGATCTTTATTTCGCTGATGGCAAAGATGATGGAAGAGGGGAAAACTTCTATCTTTCTTATGCCTGAGATCTCACTGACACCTCAAATGGAAAAGCGTCTCAAGGTCTATTTTGGTGAGAGTGTGGCGATGTGGCATTCCAAGTTGACCAAGAAGAAAAAAGCGTCTATTCTGGAAGGTATAGAGTCAGGAGAGATACGTATTGTGGCGGGGGCACGTTCTGCACTTTTTGTACCACTGTCTAATCTCGGACTTATCATTGTGGATGAAGAGCATGATGATAGCTATAAGGCGATGACAAGACCTCGTTACCATGCACGCGATGTGGCTGTATTGATGGGAAGTAAATTGGGTGCAAAAGTGGTATTGGCTTCTGCAACACCTTCGATGAGTTCGTACTATAAATATGATGTAATCAAGCTTGATAAACCCTATATAGAGACAGAAAAAAAGTACACATTCATCTCTGGAGACAGGATCAACAATACGATGTTGGATACTATAGATACACACTATAAAGCAGGAGACCAGTCACTGTTGTTCCTTCCTACACGCGGAAACTTCAAGTATCTCTATTGTGAGAGTTGTGGAAAGACACATCTTTGTCCTTTCTGTTCAGTGGGGATGGCACTACACAGAAAACACAGACATTTGAAATGCCATTACTGTAACTATACGGAACCTATACGGGATACCTGTATCCATTGTGGTCATACACCGCTTAAAAGTGAACGTATGGGAACTGTAGAAGCTATAGAAGTGATCTCTGAAGCTGTGGAAGGGATACAGATAGAGCAGTTCGATAAAGATAGTATCACCACGGCTAAAAAACTCAAAGAAGCATTACAGCGTTTTGAGAGTGGAGAGAGCCAACTGCTTCTGGGTACACAGATGCTTAGTAAAGGGCATGACTATGCAAATATCACCCTGAGTATCATTATGGGGCTTGATTACATCCTGGGACTGGCAGATTACAGGGCACGTGAGAGAGCGATGTCCTTACTTTTTCAGATCGCTGGTCGAAGTGGACGGGCAAAAGCAGCCCAGATCATCGTACAGACGGGTGATCCGGAATTCTTTCAAACCTATTTGGCCGATTATGAACTTTTTATCAAAGATGAACTGGCATTCTTGGAGATGGCAGAGTATCCGCCTTTTGCCTCATTGGCACGAATACTTATCGCGCATAAAGATGAAAGCAAAGCAAGTAAGATTACACTGGATACAGTGACCAAACTCAAAGCATTTGAAGAAATAGAGATAGTGGGACACGGTAAAGCACCGGTAGAGAAAATAGCCAATAAATTCAGGTTTCATATTTTATTGAGAGCCAAGCACAGGGTCCCTCTGCTTAAGGCTTTACACAGGGTAGATTGTAGAGAGATAGAGATAGATTTTGACCCTGTGGATTTCGCTTAA
- a CDS encoding TylF/MycF/NovP-related O-methyltransferase, whose translation MTLLKIKNKIIDLLNVGSNIKRLIERQDTISARLDSINEKLDLINDNDPRKPQQLFYKVCEVAQENTIDFIYKNMKHAICITDYEEFLAYSVKEKGFEGDIMEFGVYSGSSINQFSKLAPDVKIYGFDSFEGLPEVWNGYHIFDFNLSGNLPKVNENIQLIKGWFDESLPFFLQNYNGKCALLHIDCDLYSSTKTVFDHIYPYLDKGSVVIFDEFFNYPNYEEHEMKAFFEFVEKREIKFQYLAYCGERVVVKII comes from the coding sequence GTGACACTGTTGAAAATAAAGAATAAGATTATTGATCTATTAAATGTTGGCTCGAATATAAAAAGGTTAATTGAAAGGCAAGATACGATCAGTGCCAGACTTGATTCTATAAATGAAAAACTTGATCTTATTAATGATAATGATCCAAGAAAACCACAACAACTTTTCTATAAAGTTTGTGAAGTTGCACAAGAAAATACTATTGACTTTATTTATAAAAATATGAAGCATGCGATCTGCATAACTGATTATGAAGAATTTTTGGCTTACAGTGTTAAAGAGAAAGGATTTGAAGGTGACATAATGGAGTTTGGTGTCTACTCTGGGAGCTCTATTAACCAATTTTCCAAGCTGGCTCCAGATGTTAAAATTTATGGTTTTGATTCTTTTGAAGGATTGCCGGAAGTTTGGAATGGTTATCATATATTTGATTTTAATTTAAGCGGAAATTTGCCAAAAGTTAATGAAAATATTCAATTAATTAAAGGATGGTTTGATGAGTCCTTGCCCTTTTTTTTACAAAATTACAATGGAAAATGTGCATTACTGCATATAGATTGTGATCTGTATTCATCAACCAAGACAGTTTTTGATCATATCTATCCCTATTTAGATAAGGGAAGTGTTGTGATTTTTGATGAATTTTTCAATTATCCAAATTATGAAGAACATGAAATGAAAGCATTTTTTGAGTTTGTAGAGAAGAGAGAAATAAAATTTCAATATTTGGCATATTGTGGTGAAAGAGTTGTTGTTAAAATAATATAA